DNA from Methanomassiliicoccales archaeon:
AAGGCTGGAGCGGGGAAGATGCCGTTCCATCCAGGGGCTGGAATGCGAAAGGTGCGTCAGCGTGTGCCCTGTTGCGGCCATCGACCTCTTCGGCGAGGAGCATCTGAACGTCTGCGGCGAGGCGGTGGTGGTGGCGACCGGTAGCTCCACATTCTCGGCGAAAGAGGACCGCCGGCTGGGATACGGTGAGGTCCCTGGCGTCATCACCTCCCTGGAGCTGGAAGCGCTCCTCGAAGGCCGAGGGCCACTAAATGGCGGGAACCGCCCCAAGATAGCGTTCCTGCTGTGTGTCGGCTCCCGGACCTGCCGCGCCGGCACCGCCATCTGCTCGTCCGTATGCTGCCAGTACTCATTGCGGCAGGCCCTTAGCCTGAAGGAGAAGCTTCCCCAGGCGAGCATAAGCATGTTCATCATGGATTGGCGGGGGATGAGGGAGGACGATCCGTTATTGACCGAACTGAGGGGGACCGACATCCAAGTGATCCGTTCCCGTCCGGCGGAGATAGGCGACGAAGGGGGGCGGCCGAACGTCAGATACGCGGCCGACGGACAGGTGTTCTCCACCACCTTCGACCTGGCGGTGCTGGCCGTAGGCCTGCTCCCCAATCTAAAGGACGAGCTCGCGGACCAACTGTCCATTCCCCGCAACACCCAGGGATTCCTCGACGACGGTAATTGCCAGGACCGGAACATTTTCCTGGCCGGGAGCTGCACCGGGCCGAAGGACATCAAGCGCTGCGTAGCGGAAGGAATCCTGGCGGCCAGCAAGGCCGCGGAACGCATGGAGGGCGAAGATGGCTGAACCTCTCAAGGCCACACTTTTCATATGCCGGGCGCACGGGGCGAACCCCAAGGCCCTCAGGACGCTCTTGAAGGACCCCCGCGTGGCCCATTCTGAGCTCATGCTGTCCTGCTGCTCCCCGGAAGGCCAGGTCCAGATCGCCCTGCATCTCAAAGCGGGGACCACCCAGGCGCTGGTTATCGCCGGTTGCTCCTCCGAGCATCAGGGCAAATATCAGGACCTGGCCAGATTCGCCGGTGTACCCGTCACCCGCGTAGCGATGGTGCCGGCCTCGGCCTGCCGGAGCCCGGCCATGACCGACATGATGCTGTCCAAGGTGCTGGACCCCCGAGAGGCCTCGGTAGCCCCGGAAAGGACCAGCCAGGGGTTGTTGATCGTAGGCGAGGGCGCTTCGGCCGAAGAGGCCGTTCTGCAGGCCACGGCGGAAGGGATGAACTGTCAGAGGATGACCCCGTCAGAACTGCTGGCCGAGGGGAACCGCCTGCTCGGCGGCCCCGGCAACTTCGTTCTGGAACGCGGGGAGGAGCTCCACAGCTTCGGAGCGGTCCTGTTGGCCCTGGACCAGCAGGTGGAAGTGCAGAGAGAACGCCTGAACGAAGGCACCGGGACCGTCGTTCTGCTTCTAGGCGGCGAGGAATGCCAGGAAGCCTTCCGCGCCGAGATGGCGAGGGCAGAGGGCGCGAAGGTCTATGTGATCGCGCAGGAGACGCCGTTCCCTGGCACTGGCGAGCTGCTCTACGCCGAGCTTCAAGGCAACGGGGTCACCTTCCTCCGCGCAGCCCAGGCCGAGGTCCGGTCGGACGGGGTGCTAGTACGCGACGAGCATCTCGGAGAACACGTTCTACTGCCGGTGGGAAAGGTCACCGTCATCCGTTCCCAGAGGCCGTCGGAGGCCGGTCCGCTCCTGAAGATGTTCGGACTGCCAGAGCGACGTAAGGTCGAAGAGACGGAGCCTGGTCAGAGCGGCATGCCGGGGATATATCTGGCGGGATCAGCCTACACCGAGTTCGCCGGGCTTGACCCGGGACTGGCCGCCCGGTCCACGGTCATATCATTAGCCTCTGAGCTGAGAATGGGACAGAGGCAGATACCTCTGGCTAGGGTTGACCCGGAAAAGTGCTCACTGTGCCTCACCTGCCTGAAAATATGCCCCTACCAGGCGCCCTATATCACCGATGAGAAGATGGCGATATCTCTGCAGAGGTGCCAGGGGTGCGGAATATGTCTGTCCATGTGCCCCAGCCGGGCCATCGATATGCCTCCAGCTGACCTGCGCCACGCCACCCGGACGGGAGGTGTCCCGAAATGATCGTCTGCTACTGCTGTTCCAGGTCAGGCCTGCCGGCCGCCCTCCAGGCCTTGGAGGCCGGAGGGATGGACGACGTGTTAATCAAGGAGGTCCCCTGCACCGCTTCGGTGGAAGGGGCCGAAGCGATCCGCGAGTTCAGGCAGGGGGCCCAGGGCGTGCTGTTCGTCGGTTGCCTGCTGGAGAACTGCGCCCACCATCATGGCAGCGAGGTGGCGGCCCGAAGGGCCATCTCCCTCGAGAGGACCGTGGCCGAGGCCGGGCTCGGAAAGGGCAGGGTGGCCATGGTGCACCTGGCCGAGCATCAGTCCGACCGGTTCAGGAAGGCGGTGG
Protein-coding regions in this window:
- a CDS encoding FAD-dependent oxidoreductase; this encodes MAKVIVVGGGPAGLACAAELAKKGVSCTILEKGERLGGRSNELSCKGQVHCRQCDVCRVHRLRDQVLGHGSVSVLTGVELEQVERSNGRYRFDLIRPTEAIDAGRCSRCGKCVEVCPTGAMTKVAGKIRLERGRCRSIQGLECERCVSVCPVAAIDLFGEEHLNVCGEAVVVATGSSTFSAKEDRRLGYGEVPGVITSLELEALLEGRGPLNGGNRPKIAFLLCVGSRTCRAGTAICSSVCCQYSLRQALSLKEKLPQASISMFIMDWRGMREDDPLLTELRGTDIQVIRSRPAEIGDEGGRPNVRYAADGQVFSTTFDLAVLAVGLLPNLKDELADQLSIPRNTQGFLDDGNCQDRNIFLAGSCTGPKDIKRCVAEGILAASKAAERMEGEDG
- a CDS encoding 4Fe-4S binding protein, giving the protein MAEPLKATLFICRAHGANPKALRTLLKDPRVAHSELMLSCCSPEGQVQIALHLKAGTTQALVIAGCSSEHQGKYQDLARFAGVPVTRVAMVPASACRSPAMTDMMLSKVLDPREASVAPERTSQGLLIVGEGASAEEAVLQATAEGMNCQRMTPSELLAEGNRLLGGPGNFVLERGEELHSFGAVLLALDQQVEVQRERLNEGTGTVVLLLGGEECQEAFRAEMARAEGAKVYVIAQETPFPGTGELLYAELQGNGVTFLRAAQAEVRSDGVLVRDEHLGEHVLLPVGKVTVIRSQRPSEAGPLLKMFGLPERRKVEETEPGQSGMPGIYLAGSAYTEFAGLDPGLAARSTVISLASELRMGQRQIPLARVDPEKCSLCLTCLKICPYQAPYITDEKMAISLQRCQGCGICLSMCPSRAIDMPPADLRHATRTGGVPK
- a CDS encoding hydrogenase iron-sulfur subunit; the encoded protein is MIVCYCCSRSGLPAALQALEAGGMDDVLIKEVPCTASVEGAEAIREFRQGAQGVLFVGCLLENCAHHHGSEVAARRAISLERTVAEAGLGKGRVAMVHLAEHQSDRFRKAVEDMRAITKDAEGKA